In Odontesthes bonariensis isolate fOdoBon6 chromosome 9, fOdoBon6.hap1, whole genome shotgun sequence, the following proteins share a genomic window:
- the ssr3 gene encoding translocon-associated protein subunit gamma, producing MAPKGSNKQQSEEDLLLQDFSRNLSAKSTALFYGNALIVSAIPIWLFWRIWHMDLVQSAVLYAVMTLVSTYLVAFAYKNVKFVLKHKVAQKREDAVSKEVTRKLSEADNRKMSRKEKDERILWKKNEVADYEATTFSIFYNNTLFLVLVIVASFFLLKNFNPSVNYILSISASSGLIALLSTGSK from the exons ATGGCGCCCAAAGGTAGCAACAAGCAGCAGTCAGAAGAGGACCTTCTCCTCCAGGACTTCAGCAGAAATCTGTCAGCAAAGTCTACAGCTTTGTTTTACGGAAATGCACTCATCGTTTCTGCCATCCCCATCT GGCTGTTTTGGAGGATCTGGCACATGGACCTTGTCCAGTCTGCAGTTCTGTATGCCGTCATGACTCTGGTCAGCACCTACCTGGTCGCGTTTGCTTATAAGAACGTCAAGTTTGTGCTCAAACACAA AGTTGCCCAGAAACGTGAGGATGCTGTTTCCAAGGAGGTAACCAGGAAGTTGTCTGAGGCAGACAACCGCAAGATGTCCCGCAAGGAGAAAGACGAGAG GATCCTGTGGAAGAAAAACGAGGTCGCTGACTACGAGGCCACCACCTTCTCCATCTTCTACAACAACACTCTCTTCCTGGTTCTCGTCATCGTCGCCTCCTTTTTCTTGCTCAAGAACTTCAACCCCTCTGT CAACTACATCCTGTCCATCAGTGCCTCCTCAGGGCTCATCGCTCTGCTATCCACAGGCTCcaagtaa